Proteins encoded together in one Pseudoroseomonas cervicalis window:
- a CDS encoding tetratricopeptide repeat protein produces the protein MDVITDPNRPNPAAELIKDGDARSFMQDVVQASREVPVLVDFWATWCGPCKTLTPALEKVVKAAQGRVRLVKIDIDQNRGLVQQLSQMGLPLQSVPTVVAFWQGQIADLFQGALPESELKKFVETLLKLAGGQMPAAELLAEARQAVEQGDHQAALEIYAAVAQQEPENAEALAGLARALMALGEEEQALAVVENAPEKLRNHAEIAGVRSALELAAEGREARARLAEFEQRLAADPDDHAARIELAVALNAMDQRAEAAQALLDAIKRDRAWNEEAARKQLLKFFEAWGPMDPATVKARRGLSTLLFR, from the coding sequence ATGGACGTGATCACCGACCCCAACCGCCCCAACCCTGCCGCCGAGCTGATCAAGGATGGCGACGCCCGCAGCTTCATGCAGGACGTGGTCCAGGCCAGCCGCGAAGTGCCGGTGCTGGTGGATTTCTGGGCCACCTGGTGCGGCCCCTGCAAGACGCTGACGCCCGCGCTGGAGAAGGTGGTCAAGGCCGCCCAGGGCCGGGTGCGCCTGGTCAAGATCGACATCGACCAGAATCGCGGCCTGGTGCAGCAGCTCTCCCAGATGGGCCTGCCGCTGCAATCGGTGCCGACCGTGGTCGCCTTCTGGCAGGGGCAGATCGCCGATCTGTTCCAGGGCGCCCTGCCGGAATCCGAGCTGAAGAAATTCGTCGAGACCCTGCTGAAGCTGGCGGGCGGGCAGATGCCGGCGGCCGAGCTGCTGGCCGAGGCCCGCCAGGCGGTGGAGCAGGGCGACCACCAGGCCGCGCTCGAGATCTACGCCGCCGTGGCGCAGCAGGAGCCGGAGAATGCCGAGGCGCTCGCCGGCCTGGCCCGCGCCCTGATGGCGCTGGGCGAGGAGGAGCAGGCGCTGGCCGTGGTGGAGAACGCGCCGGAGAAGCTCCGCAACCATGCCGAGATCGCCGGCGTGCGCAGCGCGCTGGAGCTGGCCGCCGAGGGGCGCGAGGCCCGCGCCCGGCTGGCCGAGTTCGAGCAGCGCCTGGCCGCCGACCCGGATGACCATGCCGCGCGGATCGAGCTGGCGGTGGCGCTGAACGCCATGGACCAGCGGGCGGAGGCGGCGCAGGCGCTGCTGGACGCCATCAAGCGCGACCGCGCCTGGAACGAGGAGGCGGCGCGCAAGCAGCTGCTGAAATTCTTCGAGGCCTGGGGCCCGATGGATCCGGCCACGGTGAAGGCGCGCCGCGGCCTGTCCACCCTGCTGTTCCGCTGA
- a CDS encoding LON peptidase substrate-binding domain-containing protein, translating into MDPFQPRPEALPREIPIFPLAGALLLPGGRLPLNIFEPRYLAMVEDALAAGRFLGMLLPDPSKPRPAGRSTIYRAGCLGRIASFAETEDGRYLITLRGIARFAVAEELADSPRGYRRVRADHGAYRADLAPPAGPAPDRAALLAALRPYFAAQGIQADWPAIERSEPAALVTSLCMVCPFSDPEKQALLEAPDSLARAEMLVALLRMGQAGPAASDRPS; encoded by the coding sequence ATGGACCCGTTCCAGCCCCGGCCGGAGGCGCTGCCGCGGGAGATCCCGATCTTCCCGCTGGCCGGCGCCCTGCTGCTGCCGGGGGGGCGGCTGCCGCTGAACATCTTCGAGCCGCGCTACCTGGCGATGGTCGAGGATGCGCTGGCCGCCGGCCGCTTCCTCGGCATGCTGCTGCCCGACCCGTCGAAGCCGCGGCCGGCCGGGCGCTCCACCATCTACCGGGCGGGCTGCCTTGGCCGCATCGCCTCCTTCGCCGAGACGGAGGATGGGCGCTACCTGATCACGCTGCGCGGCATCGCCCGCTTCGCGGTGGCGGAGGAGCTGGCGGACAGCCCGCGCGGCTACCGCCGGGTGCGGGCCGATCATGGCGCCTATCGCGCCGATCTGGCGCCGCCGGCCGGGCCGGCGCCGGACCGCGCGGCGCTGCTGGCGGCGCTGCGCCCCTATTTCGCGGCGCAGGGCATCCAGGCCGACTGGCCGGCGATCGAGCGCAGCGAGCCGGCCGCGCTGGTGACCAGCCTCTGCATGGTCTGCCCCTTCTCCGACCCGGAGAAGCAGGCGCTGCTGGAGGCGCCCGACAGCCTCGCCCGGGCGGAGATGCTGGTCGCCCTGCTGCGCATGGGCCAGGCCGGCCCCGCCGCCTCGGACCGGCCGAGCTAA
- a CDS encoding Trm112 family protein: MTNVTDTDPATQASPGGPVDPRLLEILVCPVTKGPLRYDRERGELVSEQAGLAYPIRDGIPIMLPDEARRLEG, encoded by the coding sequence ATGACGAATGTGACCGACACCGATCCCGCGACCCAGGCCAGCCCCGGCGGCCCGGTCGACCCCCGCCTGCTGGAAATCCTGGTCTGTCCGGTGACCAAGGGCCCGCTGCGCTATGACCGCGAGCGGGGCGAGCTGGTCAGCGAACAGGCCGGCCTGGCCTATCCGATCCGCGACGGCATCCCGATCATGCTGCCGGACGAGGCGCGCCGCCTGGAAGGCTGA